The Echinimonas agarilytica genomic sequence TGGAACATTCACAGCCGACAACGTTGAACCGTTGTCGCTGTATTTAGCTAATTTACCCGCCACTTCAATACCAATGTTCTCTTGCGCTTCTTGAGTACTACCACCCACATGCGGCGACAAAATAACGTTGTCGATACCGCGCAACGCCGATACAAACTCTTCTTTGTTTGATTTTGGCTCCACAGGGAATACGTCGATTGCCGCACCGCCAATGTGCTTCGCGTTTAACGCATCTGCCAAGGCATCAATATCAACAACGGTGCCGCGAGCAGCGTTGATGAAAATAGCGCCTTTTTTCATGGCTGAAAATTGTGGTGCACCAAACATATCTTTGGTTTGGAGCGTTTCTGGTACATGCAACGAGATCACGTCGGCTTGAGCCAACAAATCATTCATTTCAGGTACTTGAGTGGCATTACCCAGCGGCAACTTGGTTTCTACATCGTAGAACTTCACGCGCATACCTAAGGTTTCAGCCAAAATACCTAACTGAGTTCCAATGTGGCCGTAACCAATAATACCCAGTGTTTTACCACGAACTTCCCAGCTACCAACGGCACTCTTGAGCCATTCCCCGCGATGTGCTTTAGCACTTTTTTCTGGAATGCCACGCATCAACATAATGGTTTCGCCCAACACCAACTCGGCCACACTGCGAGTGTTCGAGAAAGGTGCATTGAATACTGCAATACCGCGCTTCTTCGCCGCTTGCAAATCAACTTGGTTGGTACCAATACAGAAACACCCTACGGCAATCAGCTTTTTCGCTTCAGCCAATACTTTTTCAGTCAGGTTGGTACGTGAACGAATACCAATAAAGTGAGCATCTTTGATCTTTTCGATCAGCTCATCTTCTGGCAATGAAGTCGCAATCGATTCAATGTTTGAGTAGCCAGCATTGTTGAAGGTTTCAACAGAACTAGGGTGTAAGCCTTCAAGAAGAAGAATACGAATTTTGTCTTTATCGAGTGAAAATTGTTGCATCGTGGTGTCTCTGAGTTTTGCGATTATTGAGTAAGCGTGACGACGCCGTCTTCCGTGCCTAATAGGCATACGTCGGCACCGCGATGGGCAAACAGGCCATTGGTCACGACGCCCGTGATCATGTTTATTTCCTGCTCGAGCTTGGTCGGTTCCATGATTTGTAGGTTGTACACATCTAAGATCACATTGCCGTTATCGGTGATCACGCCCTCGCGCCATACCGGATCGCCACCAAGCTTCACCAGCTCGCGGGCAACATAACTACGTGCCATTGGAATCACTTCAACCGGAAGCGGGAAGTCTCCCAATATGCCAACCTTTTTACTGCCATCAGCAATACACACGAACTTTTTAGCAACCGCAGCGATAATTTTTTCGCGGGTTAAAGCAGCACCGCCGCCTTTAATCATGTGCATGTGTTCGTTAATTTCATCGGCCCCGTCTACATAAACCTCAATTTCATCCACTGCATTGAGTTCGTAAACTGGAATACCATAAGACTTCAATTTCTCTGTCGAGGCGTCTGAGCTTGACACCGCGCCTTCGATTTTATGCTTGATTGTGGCCAAAGCATCAATAAAGTGGCTGGCGGTAGAGCCTGTTCCAACACCGACTACAGTGTCTTCTTGCACGTATTCTAACGCAGCCCAACCAACGGCCTTTTTGAGTTCATCTTGAGTCATAAGAACGATCACCTGAAAGCAATGAGCGCGCATTATATCCGAATAGTGGGCTCGCTGAGAATAGACGTTTAGACGTCTTTTTGATCATTCTTAATAATTATTGATGGTGTGACCACTTGATCTAGCGGAACATCCCAATTTGCAACGGGCAATTTCGCCACTTTTTGGCAGTCGTGTGCAACGCCAATTAATGCCGATTTAGCATGGCGTTGCTGTTGCCAAGACGCCAAAGTGCGGTCGTAATAGCCGCCTCCCATACCCATTCGGTTGGCTTGATCATCAAACCCCACTAAGGGCAACACCATGCAATCGAGATGTGCCACGGGCAACACATCGAGCACGTTGAGCTGGGGTTCGAAGATGCCGTAACAGTTGCGAACCATCGGCGTGGTTGGCTCGTAGCGTAAAAAGAGCAGGTGATGCTTAGAAAACGGGTGAAGTACCGGTACGGTCAGTGTTTTGTGCTCATGCCAGCACCAATGAATCAGAGGCGCTAAGTCAATTTCGCCATCGCCGGCCAGATACACTGCAAGCGAATTTGCATGCTTAATAGCATCGACTTGCTGAAGATTTTCAAGCAATGCATGGCTTGCAAGGCTCTGCTGCTTGGCACTTAACCCTTGGCGCTGC encodes the following:
- the serA gene encoding phosphoglycerate dehydrogenase, encoding MQQFSLDKDKIRILLLEGLHPSSVETFNNAGYSNIESIATSLPEDELIEKIKDAHFIGIRSRTNLTEKVLAEAKKLIAVGCFCIGTNQVDLQAAKKRGIAVFNAPFSNTRSVAELVLGETIMLMRGIPEKSAKAHRGEWLKSAVGSWEVRGKTLGIIGYGHIGTQLGILAETLGMRVKFYDVETKLPLGNATQVPEMNDLLAQADVISLHVPETLQTKDMFGAPQFSAMKKGAIFINAARGTVVDIDALADALNAKHIGGAAIDVFPVEPKSNKEEFVSALRGIDNVILSPHVGGSTQEAQENIGIEVAGKLAKYSDNGSTLSAVNVPEVSLPLHTDCSRLLHIHENKPGILTQINLAFAEKGVNIAAQYLQTDDMLGYVVIDVDTKDAQAALEHLKTIEGTIKTRILH
- the rpiA gene encoding ribose-5-phosphate isomerase RpiA; translation: MTQDELKKAVGWAALEYVQEDTVVGVGTGSTASHFIDALATIKHKIEGAVSSSDASTEKLKSYGIPVYELNAVDEIEVYVDGADEINEHMHMIKGGGAALTREKIIAAVAKKFVCIADGSKKVGILGDFPLPVEVIPMARSYVARELVKLGGDPVWREGVITDNGNVILDVYNLQIMEPTKLEQEINMITGVVTNGLFAHRGADVCLLGTEDGVVTLTQ
- a CDS encoding 5-formyltetrahydrofolate cyclo-ligase — protein: MTDLMATRAALRKQLRQQRQGLSAKQQSLASHALLENLQQVDAIKHANSLAVYLAGDGEIDLAPLIHWCWHEHKTLTVPVLHPFSKHHLLFLRYEPTTPMVRNCYGIFEPQLNVLDVLPVAHLDCMVLPLVGFDDQANRMGMGGGYYDRTLASWQQQRHAKSALIGVAHDCQKVAKLPVANWDVPLDQVVTPSIIIKNDQKDV